The Leadbetterella byssophila DSM 17132 DNA window TTATGCTTCTATGGGTATAGGGATTCCGGCATTGCGAGAGGAGAATGGTGAGGTGCATTGGTGGGTACAGGCGGAAGCAATGTTAGGATGCCTTTTTGCTTATGAATCTACGGAAGATCAATATTTCTTAGACCAAATTGTAATGCTTTGGAAGTGGATAGAAAATGCATTGATCTGTGAAAACGGGGAATGGTATTGGGGAGTAGATTCTAGCGGTAATAAGCTGGAGCAACATGACAAGGTAGGACTTTGGAAATGTCCATATCATCATGTTAGATCATTACTTATTTTAGATAATTGGGCATTTCGTTATCCTCAAAAACTGTTGCTAAAAGTTTGAAATATCTTAAAATGCCTTTACTTTTAAGTACCGGTAAGTTAGAACATGATAAGATTTTTGGCGATTTTGATCAGTGCAATTCTGTATTGTATCCTCTGGAATACATACAGAAAGCCTTTGTGTGATATAGATAGGGATGTGGTGCTTGAAGTACCTGCTGTAGCGCCTGCACCAGAACCTACAGAAGTAGAAAAGTTACTTTTTGAACCTCTGGATATCTATTTTCAATCGGCAAGTCTTGAAATAATTCGCACGCCTCAACTGGAAGAATGGTTATCTTTGGCAAAAAATTACTTGGAGGAGAATCCTGGAGAGCGGCTTGTACTTACGGGACACACAGATAATGAGGGAACGGAGGAATCTAATCTGAATCTGTCTTTGGAGAGGGGTAATCGGGTTAAGGAGATTTTGAGCGCAGAAGGTTTTAGTGCTGAAAGCCTTGAAGTGGAAGGCAAGGGGCAGTCAGAGCCAATAGCCGGAAATGACACTCCGGAGGGTATGCAGAAAAATAGAAGGGTATCAATCAGACTTTTAAAGAGATAGAAATGGAAAACGTAAAGTGCTTATTAACCAATTTTCCCTGGGACTTGCTCCTTTTCCTTCTGATTCTGGGAGGAATTCTGTGGTGGTTGATTAGTCGCTGGTTAGCGGGTAGGCTTAAGGACCAT harbors:
- a CDS encoding OmpA family protein, which codes for MIRFLAILISAILYCILWNTYRKPLCDIDRDVVLEVPAVAPAPEPTEVEKLLFEPLDIYFQSASLEIIRTPQLEEWLSLAKNYLEENPGERLVLTGHTDNEGTEESNLNLSLERGNRVKEILSAEGFSAESLEVEGKGQSEPIAGNDTPEGMQKNRRVSIRLLKR